In the genome of Labeo rohita strain BAU-BD-2019 chromosome 24, IGBB_LRoh.1.0, whole genome shotgun sequence, one region contains:
- the zgc:112982 gene encoding BCLAF1 and THRAP3 family member 3, with translation MSRPRSRSPLYSRIPTLHGRRAEALYDNQIHSSVQSDAWRNPEYVNKVESNANWNKDSFQGEQHVDHWAKFINAIEHAQKRGPSPMTRYHMQGEEQRSSHSPRRLPRERLPSPDRTHFGVEERYRMPSPGWNRNEGADKELSSQHNHRETRDRSYPRQPEGRRQDRMDYGYHNEEYGGQYQERGSFSERSSKSDYREHHPPSEGFTDFGRQDEFVEHHRGFSPRRAPVIVEHDHGIAKQDSRSRDPPKMSASVRNRDPPRTNETHRNRDRRDQGFHTRTLQDRHGGRPNSNPQDESRKNYSSYGRETQGRETQGRETQGRETQGRETQGREHSRHMEQPRMESHSRDSETRREMGNVRDVNDVDLRNRERDSVHDWEDERSQRNQGRMMGQGVVRQRAQYQRKPNANVGPASRMDFSEQETLKIKVDMSRPIRQSSHLGYSSDRQLSLDLVNVGRQRLDFLPMLEHSGTYRESAVHSGTFAQEIITLVHQVKENYFRGQGITLNERFRNDQYYSLQDEFKEEEDEEVEMGNVRPVMNRQHGMPSSETQIFCKIGPDPLQRRQLVPDPGDLRYDLERRRLQRLEGVKITIAGGSFAPVAPEGQESEPPYMMDNPEEADENFRWSEQEREHQRQWDGPRQRMPVPNRQNFNPKGNLNRNSRPRGRRT, from the exons AATCCCAACTCTTCATGGGAGGAGAGCGGAAGCATTATATGATAACCAGATACATTCATCGGTACAGTCTGATGCGTGGAGAAACCCTGAATATGTCAACAAAGTAGAAAGTAACGCAAACTGGAACAAAGATTCCTTTCAAGGAGAGCAACATGTTGACCACTGGGCCAAATTTATTAATGCGATAGAGCATGCTCAAAAAAGAGGGCCTTCACCTATGACCAGATACCACATGCAGGGTGAAGAACAAAGGTCGTCCCATTCTCCAAGGAGGCTGCCGAGGGAGAGGTTACCTTCACCTGATCGCACACATTTTGGTGTTGAAGAACGTTACAGGATGCCTTCACCAGGCTGGAACAGGAATGAAGGTGCTGATAAGGAGCTCAGTTCACAACACAACCACAGAGAAACAAGGGACAGGTCTTATCCAAGACAACCAGAAGGAAGAAGACAAGACAGGATGGATTATGGATATCATAATGAAGAATATGGCGGTCAATATCAAGAAAGGGGCTCCTTTTCAGAGAG GTCATCAAAGTCAGATTATAGGGAGCATCACCCTCCTTCTGAAGGATTTACGGATTTTGGTCGGCAGGATGAGTTCGTTGAGCATCACAGGGGCTTCAGCCCACGTCGTGCACCTGTCATTGTTGAACACGATCATGGAATCGCAAAACAAGACTCAAGGAGCCGCGATCCCCCGAAAATGAGTGCCAGTGTCAGGAACAGAGATCCACCTAGGACAAATGAAACCCACAGGAATCGTGATCGAAGAGACCAAGGCTTTCATACGCGTACTTTACAAGACAGACATGGCGGACGACCAAATAGTAACCCCCAAGATGAATCAAGAAAGAACTATTCTTCTTACGGAAGAGAAACTCAAGGAAGAGAAACTCAAGGAAGAGAAACTCAAGGAAGAGAAACTCAAGGAAGAGAAACTCAAGGAAGAGAACACTCAAGACACATGGAGCAACCTAGAATGGAGTCACATTCAAGAGACTCAGAAACAAGGAGGGAAATGGGAAATGTAAGGGATGTGAATGATGTGGATTTGAGGAACAGAGAAAGAGACTCAGTCCATGATTGGGAGGATGAGAGATCACAAAGGAATCAAGGGAGGATGATGGGACAAGGGGTGGTTCGCCAAAGAGCTCAGTATCAAAGGAAGCCAAACGCAAATGTTGGTCCTGCATCTAGAATGGATTTCAGTGAACAGGAGACTCTCAAGATCAAGGTGGACATGAGTCGGCCCATCAGGCAAAGCAG TCATTTAGGATATTCTTCAGATAGGCAGTTATCACTGGACTTAGTCAATGTGGGTCGACAACGCCTTGATTTTCTTCCCATGCTGGAGCATTCTGGGACTTACAGGGAATcagcagtgcattctgggacaTTTGCCCAAGAGATCATCACCCTTGTGCATCAAGTTAAAG AAAATTACTTTAGGGGCCAAGGCATCACACTTAATGAACGGTTTAGAAATGACCAATATTATTCACTCCAAGATGAGTTTAAGGAGGAAGAAGACGAAGAGGTGGAGATGGGAAACGTGAGACCAGTCATGAATAG GCAACATGGAATGCCTTCATCAGAAACTCAGATCTTCTGCAAGATAGGACCGGATCCA ctTCAGAGACGGCAGCTTGTCCCCGATCCTGGTGACCTCAGGTATGACCTGGAGCGAAGAAGACTGCAGCGATTGGAAGGTGTAAAGATCACCATTGCTGGGGGAAGCTTTGCTCCAGTGGCTCCCGAGGG TCAAGAGAGTGAACCTCCCTATATGATGGACAATCCTGAAGAAGCAGATGAGAACTTTAGGTGGTCGGAACAAGAACGCGAGCATCAAAGGCAGTGG GATGGTCCCCGTCAAAGAATGCCAGTACCTAACAGACAGAACTTCAATCCGAAGGGGAATTTAAATCGCAATAGCAGACCACGGGGACGGAGGACTTGA
- the lipib gene encoding LOW QUALITY PROTEIN: lipase member H (The sequence of the model RefSeq protein was modified relative to this genomic sequence to represent the inferred CDS: deleted 2 bases in 2 codons): protein MSLWRFLILLSIFMLCKGKDSDCDNFTDLDFHESFMGTYLYVRLLLYTRANLDCGQELPHHNFTQEPLFDVTRPTTFVIHGYRPTGAPPIWINHIVHFLAAQKDMNILVVDWNRGAANLNYFTAVANTRGTAVNITGFIESMEKEGASLDSIHLIGVSLGAHVAGFIGTMLGGRVGRITGLDPAGPMFASAPPEERLDPTDAQFVDVLHTDMNSFGLRGTHGHIDFYANGGLDQPGCPKTIFSGKSYFVCDHQRSVFLYLCALNHTCKLTGYPCSSYSDFLSGQCLQCETFKPASCPVLGYDMSQWRDTLLRLGQTRAYFSTTAELPYSKTSYRVDLVTWNQFLRWGVVILRLYNGKNVIESRIDNKLLRFEQYTSTRLLAQFDEDLYPIQKISLRFVTGNIIGPRYKMRLLRIRISPLENLNRPLMCRYDIMLEENAEVSFKPLPCD from the exons ATGTCACTGTGGCGtttcctgattttgctgagcaTCTTTATGCTTTGTAAAG GTAAAGACAGTGATTGCGACAACTTCACCGATCTGGATTTCCACGAATCTTTCATGGGCACCTATCTCTACGTGCGCCTGCTGCTCTACACCCGTGCAAACCTCGATTGTGGTCAGGAGCTCCCGCACCACAACTTCACTCAAGAACCCCTGTTTGATGTAACCAGACCCACTACCTTTGTCATCCATGGGTACCGACCCACG GGGGCACCGCCTATCTGGATCAACCACATCGTGCACTTCTTAGCAGCgcagaaggacatgaacatcctaGTAGTGGATTGGAACAGAGGGGCGGCCAACCTCAATTACTTCACGGCTGTGGCCAACACAAGGGGTACGGCTGTGAACATCACCGGCTTCATAGAGAGTATGGAG AAAGAGGGAGCATCACTTGACTCCATCCATCTGATTGGGGTCAGCCTGGGCGCACATGTGGCCGGGTTCATTGGCACGATGCTGGGAGGACGGGTGGGCAGAATCACAG GTCTGGACCCAGCAGGGCCAATGTTTGCCAGTGCTCCCCCTGAGGAACGCCTTGATCCAACTGACGCCCAGTTTGTAGATGTGCTGCACACAGATATGAATT CCTTTGGCCTTAGAGGAACCCATGGCCATATCGATTTCTATGCCAATGGAGGATTAGATCAGCCTGGATGTCCCAAGACCATCTTCTCAG GGAaatcttattttgtgtgtgaTCATCAGAGGTCTGTTTTCCTGTACCTGTGCGCTCTGAATCACACCTGTAAGCTTACGGGATATCCGTGTTCCTCATACAGCGACTTCCTCAGTGGCCAATGTCTGCAGTGCGAGACCTTCAAGCCTGCTTCCTGTCCCGTTCTGG GTTATGACATGAGCCAGTGGAGAGACACACTCTTGAGGTTGGGGCAAACAAGAGCATATTTCTCAACTACAGCAGAGCTCCCTTACAGCA AGACAAGCTACAGAGTGGACCTAGTTACCTGGAACCAGTTTCTGCGCTGG GGGGTGGTCATACTCCGACTGTACaatggaaaaaatgtaattgagtCCCGCATAGATAA TAAGCTGTTGAGGTTTGAGCAGTATACATCCACTCGACTACTGGCGCAGTTTGATGAGGATCTATACCCAATTCAGAAGATTTCTTTACGGTTTGTTACTGGGAATATTATTGGACCTCGATACAAGATGAGGCTGCTTCGTATTCGGATATCCCCACTGGAAAATCTAAACAG GCCACTGATGTGTAGATATGATATTATGTTGGAGGAGAATGCTGAGGTGTCTTTCAAACCATTGCCCTGTGATTAA
- the zgc:112408 gene encoding stomatin has translation MSITLSSQSEISRNRIEPVANEESDTKVILQSDGDQSRSSGICGYLLTFFSFLLVFLTFPVSVWFCMKVVQEYERAVIFRLGRLLGGAKGPGLFWIIPCVDTFRKVDLRTVSFDIPPQEVLTKDSVTIMVDAVVYYRIFNPTVSITKVENANHATQMLAQTTLRNMLGTKSLADILKDREEMSEQMEAVLYTASKNWGIKVERVELKDVKLPTTLQRAMAAEAEATRDARAKVIAAEGEMKASRALKEAANVMSESPSALQLRYMQTLTEIASERNSTIVFPLPLDLISNFMKR, from the exons ATGTCTATAACTTTGTCTTCTCAGAGTGAGATATCCCGCAATAGAATTGAACCTGTAGCAAATGAAGAGAGTGATACAAAAGTCATACTCCAGTCAG ATGGTGATCAATCTAGGAGCTCTGGGATCTGTGGATACCTCCTTACCTTCTTCTCCTTCCTCCTAGTTTTTCTTACTTTTCCTGTCTCTGTCTGGTTTTGTATGAAG GTTGTCCAGGAATATGAGAGAGCAGTTATTTTTCGTTTGGGAAGACTCCTTGGCGGTGCTAAAGGCCCTG gtttGTTTTGGATTATTCCATGTGTGGACACATTTCGGAAAGTTGACTTAAGGACAGTGTCTTTTGACATCCCTCCACAAGAG GTGCTGACCAAAGACTCAGTGACTATCATGGTGGATGCGGTGGTCTACTATCGCATCTTTAACCCCACCGTCTCCATTACCAAAGTGGagaatgctaatcatgccacaCAGATGCTTGCACAGACTACATTACGAAACATGTTGGGAACTAAGAGTCTGGCAGACATCTTAAAAGACCGTGAAGAGATGTCCGAACAGATGGAG GCTGTGCTGTACACTGCATCCAAGAACTGGGGTATCAAAGTAGAGCGGGTTGAGCTTAAAGACGTCAAACTGCCCACCACTTTGCAGAGAGCAATGGCAGCTGAGGCAGAGGCCACCAGAGATGCCAGAGCCAAG GTGATCGCAGCAGAGGGAGAAATGAAAGCCTCGCGTGCTTTGAAGGAGGCAGCAAACGTGATGTCAGAGTCTCCGTCAGCACTTCAGCTGCGCTATATGCAGACGCTGACCGAGATTGCCTCGGAAAGGAACTCAACTATTGTCTTTCCTCTTCCTCTGGATCTCATCTCTAATTTCATGAAGAGGTGA